A segment of the SAR324 cluster bacterium genome:
GGATTCGTAAATTGAAGAAAATGGTTTTCTAAGAACAGAGGGAAACTGGCTGGGTGTGATGGATTGATTCCAATGTACTCATCCATGTGGAAGATTCTGACCTTCTGCCAATCAACATCCCCCAAACTTCTCAAAGCTTTTAGAAAAGTTAGTTGAGAATTCCCAGTTGCCAATATCAAGTTAGCGAATCCTTTTTTGTCAATTGTCTCCCTCAAGATTTGTTGAGCTTTATTTGCCGCTGCCTGTCCGAGTTCTTCGTTACTAGCGTACAATTCAACAGGTAGTTGGTCTACGAGCCATCGTTTTTGAGGATCAGGTGTAGTCATGTTGTTTCTCCAAGTTCATCAAGGATTTGAATTGAATAAATTAGGGCTCTGGGCAAATGAAAAGGATCCTTCACTGGAAGAGTTTGTAAATAGGGAGTTGTCGGTTTTCCCGCCCGATCGAGATTGTGAAACCATTCACCTGAATCCCAATTGGGAAAGTGAGTGAAGCTGTAATCATGAATTTTCCAGTACCAATCCTCAGCCCATTTTTCTCTGGTATGAGCGTAAGCCATCAGCAGAGCTTGTAGACTCTCAGTGTGGGGCCACCATATTTTACCATGCGGATTGTGCCACTTGGGCTTCCCATCTCCAAGATGAGTGGCAAGAACTAAACCTCCAAATTGTTGGTCCCAGCCGATCTCCAGATGTGTCCGAATGGTTTCCAGTAATAGCGGAATTTTTTCTGAGAGGCCGTGGTAACGGTAGATCTCTTCCAAAAACCACATGCTTTCCACCACATGCCCTGGAATCGTTGTCTGCCCAATATCACTTGAATCTTTTTGACCACCAGAAACAACGAACTCATGAAGTTGGCCGGACTCAGGATCAAGATGTTGAGATAGAATCCTTTCTGCCAATTCAAGGGCTCGCTGCTTAATGTCATCTCTGCCACTCAGGATTCCCAGTTCATGAAACACATGTGCAAACAACATCAGGGGGCCATGGGACTGGAATCCAGTTGGAATTGGGTGAGGCATTGTCCTTACTAGGCGATGATCCTCCAACTTGGGACTCGCGTGGGTGTAAGCCTCCAAAGCTATGTCTAGACTCTTTGAGTG
Coding sequences within it:
- a CDS encoding AGE family epimerase/isomerase, with protein sequence MRPTTGIRLSWPELRKFLHQHLTEHVLTFWFPKLIDQKYGGLNNCVQDDGEVLSTEKYLWSQGRALWVLSKLFNDIDQDYKWLEMATPISKLLTDYGRNTDRDWHFSLNADGTPARESQSIYVDGFCIYGLTEYAKATGHSKSLDIALEAYTHASPKLEDHRLVRTMPHPIPTGFQSHGPLMLFAHVFHELGILSGRDDIKQRALELAERILSQHLDPESGQLHEFVVSGGQKDSSDIGQTTIPGHVVESMWFLEEIYRYHGLSEKIPLLLETIRTHLEIGWDQQFGGLVLATHLGDGKPKWHNPHGKIWWPHTESLQALLMAYAHTREKWAEDWYWKIHDYSFTHFPNWDSGEWFHNLDRAGKPTTPYLQTLPVKDPFHLPRALIYSIQILDELGETT